The DNA region CCCAAGATGAGTTTATTCAGGTTTACTTCAATCATCTTGAGGCCAAAGGCGTTGACTATAAGGAGCCTTATCGAGACATTTTTCGGGCTGGGGATAATCTGGAGGCGGTTTTAGTTGCAGAAATTACCGCTGCCACCCAAAGCATTGACATTGCAATACAAGAAATAAATTTGCCACTAGTAGCGGAGGCGATCGCCCAAAAAAAGGCTGAAGGTTTAAATGTACGGGTCATTGTCGAAAATAATTACCGTCGTCCCTGGGTAGCTATTGACGAGAACGAATTATTGAAATTTGATGAGCAAGAGCAGCGTAAATATCAGGAATTTGTTGCCCTTGCCGATGATGATAAGGATGGATTTCTGAGTGATGAAGAAAAGGAAAAATATGATGCGATCGCCATTCTAGAGAATGCAGGTGTGCCAATCCTCGATGACACAGCAGACGGCACCAAAGGCAGTGGTTTAATGCACCACAAATTTATGGTGATCGATGGCCGCAAAATAGTCACAGGTTCCGCGAACTGGACATTGAGTGGTATTCACGGCGATTTCGCGAATCTCGATACCCGAGGCAATTTAAATCATTTATTGGTGATTGAAGATGGGGCGATCGCCGCAGAATTCACTAAAGAATTTGAAGAGATGTGGACAAACCGAAATTTTGGCGTCCAAAAAATTCAAGACTCCCCCAAAACTTTTACTGTTGGAAACAGCCAAGTCACCTTACAATTTTCACCATTTTCCAGTTCACAACCCTGGGAAAACACCAGCAATGGTTTAATCGGCCAAACTTTATCCCAAGCCGATAAATCCATTAATTTAGCCCTTTTTGTTTTTGCAGAACAAGACATCGCCAATATCCTCGAAACAGAATCACAGGAAGGCACAACGATTCAGGCTTTAATCGACTCAAGCTTTGCCTTTCGAGACTATAGCGATGGCTTAGATATGCTCGGAGTGAACATCAAAGAAAAATGTGATCCCTTTAACCGTCCATGGCGATCGCCGATTCAATCCGTTGGCACACCCAAACTCCCTCAGGGCGATAAGCTCCACCATAAATTTGCTGTTTTAGATGAATACACCGTAATCACTGGTTCCCATAACTGGTCAGCTTCCGCCAATTCTCAAAACGACGAAAC from [Leptolyngbya] sp. PCC 7376 includes:
- a CDS encoding phospholipase D-like domain-containing protein, yielding MFLSKTSWGDRLRKCVSFFAGAALLVGCSSKDQRPDALSQDEFIQVYFNHLEAKGVDYKEPYRDIFRAGDNLEAVLVAEITAATQSIDIAIQEINLPLVAEAIAQKKAEGLNVRVIVENNYRRPWVAIDENELLKFDEQEQRKYQEFVALADDDKDGFLSDEEKEKYDAIAILENAGVPILDDTADGTKGSGLMHHKFMVIDGRKIVTGSANWTLSGIHGDFANLDTRGNLNHLLVIEDGAIAAEFTKEFEEMWTNRNFGVQKIQDSPKTFTVGNSQVTLQFSPFSSSQPWENTSNGLIGQTLSQADKSINLALFVFAEQDIANILETESQEGTTIQALIDSSFAFRDYSDGLDMLGVNIKEKCDPFNRPWRSPIQSVGTPKLPQGDKLHHKFAVLDEYTVITGSHNWSASANSQNDETLLVVQNPQIAQHFQREFDRLYSDSYLGIPPFIAEKQKSIPADCIPASSRGIVNINTATAVELETLPGIGESLAQKIIENRPYKNSNDLQRVPGIGEKKVATLEGKITW